In the Clostridium gelidum genome, TGGAGTTGCCAGAGGTAGAAATAAATAAAAGAGTGAGCGATTGTCTTAATCTTCTTAATATAGATAAGCTGAAAGAAGAGCATCCTTATAATTTAAGTGGAGGAGAAAAGAAAAGAGTAGCAATTGCTAGTGTTTTAGCTTTGAATCCAGAAGTTATAATTTTAGATGAACCTATGAATGGAATAGATCCTAAAGGAAAAAGATTTCTAAGAGATTTATTAATTGCTTTAAATAAAAGTGGCAAAACTATAATTTGTGCTACTCATGATTTTGAATATGTAGAAGGAATTTTTAATAGAGCAATTGTTTTCTCGGAAGAGCATAAAATCATTAGAGATGATAAATACGAAAATACTATAAAAGATGAAGACTTTCTAAGAAAATATAACATTATATAGATACCACAGTGGAGATCATACTTATGAGTATAACTCTCCGAAATAAGTAACATGTTGTGTTACTTATTTCTGGTTTGGAATATATGTGCAATGTATGAGTATAACGTGGAATGTTGGTATCTAATAAGTTACTATCATATAATGCACATTAGAAAAGAGCAACTATATCGCATATAAGAACTTCTCATCGCATTTGTGAGTTGTTATTTTCTTTAATATGCCTAAATAGATCGTATAGATATAAATAAATTACATCTTAAGTATAAAAATTAAGTGATTGGAGTGATTAAGTATGAAAGTATTATATTATGATTGTTTTTGTGGAATAAGTGGAGATATGAATTTAGCAGCATTATTAGATTTAGGGGTGCCTAAGGAATATTTAATTGAAGAGATTTCAAAGCTTAAGCTTAATTATGAATATGAAATAAAAATTAAAAATGATATTAAGCATGGAATAACAGGAACTAGGGTAGATGTTATTTTAAAGAATCAAGTTCATAATCACGAACATGTTGTTGAAAAAGCTTTGGATAATCACCAGCATGTACATATTAACAACGATCATCATGAGCATGATCATTCACAACATGAAAACAATAATCATAGCAATAACCATGAACATGATGAAAATCATAGTCATGAACATGATCATTCACATCATGAAAACCATAGCCATAGTCATGAACATATTGAAGAGCACAATCATTTACATAAAGAGAATAATAATCACGAGCATCATCATAGAAATTTAAATGATATTGAAAATATAATAAATTCAAGTGATTTGACGGAGAATGTTAAGAAACTAAGTTTACATATGTTTATGAAGGTGGCAGAAGCTGAAGCAAAGGTTCATGGAAAAACTTTATATGAAGTACATTTTCATGAGGTAGGTGCTATTGATTCTATTGTGGATATGGTAGGAGCGGCTATTTGTATAGATTATTTGAAGGTTGATAAGATAATGGCTTCGCCTGTTCAAGTTGGAGGCGGCTTTGTAAAATGTGCTCACGGACTCATGCCAGTTCCAGCACCTGCAACTGTAGAAATATTAAAGAATATACCAATTAATACTGGAATAGTACCTTTTGAGACTACCACGCCTACAGGAGCAGCAATACTTGCAGCAAATGTTCAAGAATTTACTCAAAAAATAGATTTTTCTATAAAGAAAATAGCATATGGAATAGGGCATAGGGATTTAGAAATTCCTAATGTTTTAAGAGTCTATTTGGGTGAAGAACAAAAAGCTGAAAAAATAGAAGAACAGTACATTTTAGAAACTAATATTGATGATATGAATCCTGAATTTTATGGATATGTTGAAGAAAAGCTTTTTGGAAAAGGTGCTTTAGACGTATATAAAACAGTTATATTTATGAAAAAAGGAAGACCAGGAGTAAAACTAAGTGTACTAGTTAATGAACAATGTGAAAAAGATATTTTAGATGTAATTTTTGATGAGACTACTTCAATAGGAGCACGGAAATATAAAGTTGAAAAAATTATGCTAAGTAGAGAATTTTCAAAAGTAAAAACTAAGTATGGAGATATTACCATTAAAAAATCTTATTATAAAGGAAAATTAGCTAAATATAAACCAGAATATGAGGAATGTAGAAGTATAGCAAAAGAAAAAAATATAACATTAGAAGATGTTTATAAAGAAGTTTATAGAGAAGCTTCAGACATATAAAACAACTAGCGTAAGTGATAATTTAGATGAGAGGTAGGAGCGATATATGATAAATAATGATAAATACAAAGAATTAATAACTTATCTTAAAAGCTTGGGAAAAGTAGTTTTAGCATTTTCAGGAGGTGTAGATAGTACTTTTTTACTTAAAGCAGCTAAAGAAGCACTTGGGGATGATTTAAAGGCAGTGACAATTATGTCTCCATACATTCCTAAGTGGGAAATAGCAGAAGCTAAGGAATTAGTAAAAGAATTAGGAGTTAACCATGAAATTATAGAAGCTCCAATTATTGAGTCTATTAAATATAATCCAGAAGATAGATGCTATTTATGCAAAACAGCAGTATTTAGCATGATAATATCAGTAGCTAAAGAACAAGGTTATAACTATGTAATTGATGGAACAAATTTTGATGATATAAGTGATTATAGACCAGGACTTAGGGCACTAAAGGAATTAGAGGTAAAGAGTCCACTTCTAGAATGTAAATTAACTAAAGAAGAAATAAGAGGATTTTCTAAAGAACTAGGTTTAAAAACTTGGGATAAACCATCATATGCTTGTCTATTAACAAGAATCCCTTATGGAGGTGAATTGAAAGTAGAAGCTTTTGAAAAGATTGAAAATGCTGAAAGATTTATGATGAGTATAGGTTTTAGAGCAGTTAGAGTAAGATGTCATGGAGATTTGGCTAGAATTGAAGTAAATAGAAATGATAGAAATAAATTATTTGATGAAGAGTTCTTAGACACCATTGCAAGCAAGATAAAGGAATGCGGATTTAAATATGTTACATTAGATTTGCAAGGGTATAGAGTGGGAAGTTTTAATGAGACTATAAAGAAAAAAATGAATAATGAATAATGAATAATGAAGGGTGAATGATTAGGAAAGAAAAACCAGAGGCTTTTCAAAAAAATATATTAAAAAAATTGCGTAGCAATTTACACCTTAATCATTCATTATTCACTATTCATCATTAATTAATTTTACGGAGGTGATGAGAATTAATGAATAGAGAAGAACTTAAAAATCTATTAGAATCAGTTAAAAATAATGAAATTAATATAGATGAAGCTCTTGAAAATTTGGAGGATCTTCCTTTTAAAGATTTAGGGTTTGCAATGATAGATAATCACAGAGAATTAAGAGTAGGATATCCAGAAGTTATATATTGTGCAGGAAAAACTCCAGAACAAATTAAAGAGATTGTTAGGTTTATGCTTACAAAGGATAATAATATCTTAGGAACTAGAGCTACAGAAGAAGCGTATAATGCAGTAAAGGAAATATGCGAAGAAGCAGAATACAATAAGCTTGGAAGAACAATAACAATTAAGAAAAAAGAACAAACTCTTACAGATAGTTATATTGCAATTATTTGTGCTGGAACTTCTGATTTGCCTGTGGTAGAAGAAGCAGTTGAAACTGCAAAGATATTAGGAAATAGAGTTGAAAGAATAACAGATGTAGGTGTTGCAGGAATACATAGACTTTTCTCTAAGTTAGATATTATTAGAGGTGCAAAAGTTATTATAGTAATTGCAGGAATGGAAGGTGCTTTAGCTAGTGTCGTAGGAGGTCTTGTTGATAAACCTGTAATAGCAGTTCCAACTAGTGTTGGTTATGGTGCAAATTTCGGTGGGGTTTCAGCGCTATTATCTATGTTGAACAGTTGTGCCAGTGGGGTTAGCGTAGTAAATATAGATAATGGATTTGGAGCAGCCTATAATGCAAGCATTATAAATAAGTTATAATAGAAATAAAATATAAAATGAGACTTTAATTTTATTTATTTAAATTTAATTAAAGTCTCATTTTATATTTATGTGAATATTGGATTATTCCTATAAAAAATAAAACAAAATTAATACAAATAATAATATGGATTGTTTTAAATGAAAAGGATTAAATTGTTGATTTTACTATATTTATGTGATATATTTCCTATATAGTAACAAATTAAATATATTATAAATAACAGTTCGACAAATTAATCTAATATTAAACAAAGGGTTAAAATGAAAGAGTGTGAATAATGAAAAATTCTCTTAGATGGGTACTTTGAGGAATTGGTTATTCATTCTATATTAGTTTAAATAATGGATTGTTATTTTTTTATAAAATGAGGGAGATGTTTAATAATAAAAGATAAAGTTATTTAGAGTGGGGGATGAGATTTTATGAAAATTGGGTTAAGAGGGAAAATACTTTTTTTTATTATTTCATTGTTAATTGTTTCTTTTACAATGGTTGCTTTAATTAGTTATGGAGAATCAAGGAAAATTATAACTAAACAATTAAATGAGCAATTGATAACGAAGACAGATTATATGCAACAAAAGATATTAAATTTTTTCTCACAAAGACAAATTGTATTAGAAAATGAAACACAATATATAGCAGAAATTTTAAAGAAAACTAAAGATGATAAAAATGAATTTGTAGGTGCAAAAAATACTATTGCAGATTATTTAGTATTGCAAGGGAGTTTAGTTAAGGATAAATATGGAATACTTGATGTATATGTTGGTTATCCAGATGGAAAGATTGAAGCAGCGTCAAAATGGGTTCCAGAGGATCCAAATTGGAATTGTACTGAACGTTCTTGGTACAAAGCTGCAGTAGCAGCAAGTGGAAAGCAGGTTTATACAGATGTTTATATAGATGCAGATTCAAAACAATCTGTAGTTACAGTATCTCAAATAATTAAAAAGGAAGATGGAAGTAACTATGCTGTTGTAGCATTAGATATTCAATTATCTCAACTATCAGCATTATTTTCTGAAGAGAAGATTGGTGATAGTGGATACCCATTTTTACTTAATAAAGATGGTAGATTTTTAATTCATCCTAAGTATGAATTTAACGAAGATATCACTAAGGCTTCAACAATATATAATATTTCAAATGGAAGTTTGAAGGACATTGGTGAAAAGTTAACATCTAAAACTTCAGAAGCTTTAAAAGGTAATTTAGATGGAGTTGCTAAAATCTATTATGGGGAAAATGTAAAAAATACAGATTTTTATATTGTTTCGTCATTAACAGAAGAAGAGTTTACAAAGGATTTAAGTAGTCTTATTATGATTATTGCATCTATTTTAATAGGGTCAATAATATTTTTCGGTGGTTTAGTTTTTGTTTTCGTGGGTAGAATTACTAAGGTTATAAAACAGGTAGTTGAAGGCATGAAGCAAATGGCAAATGGTAATCTTAATTACAAAATGGTGAAAATTAATAGGAAAGATGAATTAGGCATTTTAGCTGAATCTATAGATAATATGCAAGTTTCCTTAAGAGATACTATTAATGAAATAATAATAGAAACTGATAATGTAAATAAAGCTCTTCAAGTTTCAAATAGTAGTATTTTAGAATTAAATGAAAATATTGAGGACGTTTCTAATACTGTTGAGGAATTATCCTTAGGAGTTGAAGAAACAGCTAGCTCAACAGAAGAACTAAATGCTATGTCAACAGATATAGAGTCAGCAATAGAACTTATAGCTGATAAATCGCAAGAAGGTTCGATATCAGCTGGGGAAATCAGCAAAAAGGCACTGTCTTTAAAGGATAGTTCAGTAAAACATCACAATGAAGCTAATGAAATACGCGTTAATATTAAAAATTCAATGGATGAAGCTTTAGATAAAATAAAAGAGGTAGAGAAAATTAGAGCTTTAGCTGATACAATTTTGCAAATATCTTCTCAAACAAATCTTTTAGCATTAAACGCGGCAATTGAATCTGCTAGAGCAGGAGAGGCAGGCAGAGGTTTTTCAGTAGTTGCAGATGAAATAAGAAAATTAGCAGAGAACTCAGAAAATACTGTAAATGAAATACACAGTACAATTCAAGTTGTATTTGAAGCTGTAAATAATCTAACAAGAATTTCAAAGGAGACTTTGTATTATATTGAGACAAAGGTTGTTGATAGTTATAAGGAATCTGTTACTGTAGGAGAAAACTATGATAATGATGCAATATATGTTAATAATTTAGTTTCAGATTTAAGTGCAACTTCAGAAGAACTTTTGGCAGCTATAAAAAATGTAGCAGAATCAATTGATGATATATCAAAGGCAAACAGCCAAGGGGCAAAAGATACAAGTGACATCGCTCATAAAGTATTAAGAATAAAACAACGGGCAGATGAAGTGAAAATTGAAACTAATAATGTAAAACAAAGTACTGATCATTTAAAAGAATTGGTTTCAAAATTTACTATATGATAAAAGTCGAATAAAAGTTTTTAAATAAGTATAAAATACCCCTAAGTAATATTGTGATAGTATTACTTAGGGGTATTTTAAAGTAGCTCAGAACTAAGTATTTTTAACGTACTAAATAATTCTGTGAAATCTTGTGGCGTATAGTCCTCATTATTTTCAACAAACCATTGAATTGAAGTCATTACAATTGAGGCATATATGCGACAAAAAAACTCTTTAGGAATACTAAATTTAGTGTTAATCTGCATACTATCAAAATAAGATGAACAGGCATCCTTTAATACATTGATAATACTATTATATAAATCAACAGATTCAGTATGAACTTTTAGCAAGGCTAAAAGTTTATTTCGTTGTTTTGAATAAAAATCTATCATACTTAGAAAAAAAATCATAAAATCATCATGAGATTTTATATTGAATCTACCTTTAATATATAATTTAAAATCAGTTATTAGCTCATCTACTAGTTGCTTAAGCAAATCATATTTATCACAATAATGATCATAAAAAGTTGAACGACCTATTAATGCTTCATCTATAATGTTTTGAATTGTGATATCTTTAAAATCTTTTATTAATAATAAATTAATGAAAGATGTTTTTATATTCTCACGTGTTTTTAATACACGTAAATCAGTATTATTAGCCATGCAGTCACCTCAGAATTTAGCTAGAGTATGTAATATAAAAAGTACCATTAGTAACAATATACAATAATGTTGTAATTATAGCAATCAATATATATAAATATGCAAGTTATCTAACAAATAGTACATAAAGTGTTTCTTAACTTACAATATGGATTAGTACTGATTATTGAAATGGAAGGCTAATGAAATTAACATATAGAATATAGAAAGGACATGAAATAAAAAAAGAGGTGAGGAATTTTGAAAAAAAGATTAAATAAAATAATTGCGTTCTTAATTGGCATAAGTGTTATGAGTGGAAGTATTGTGCCAGCGTTTGCAAAAGATATTACACAAAACACGAATAATGTTAGTAATGTACAAACCAAAGCAAATCAAAAACCAGTTCTTACTTTAGCTGACGCTATAAAATCAGCTATTAATATCAGTGAGTTATTAGAACTTGATGAAAAGAAAATAAATTATATGGACAAGATTAATGATATTAATGAAAAAATTGATGATAACCCACAGTTAGTTGGTAAGGTAGAAATAGAGATGTCTGATGACAGAAAAGATTTTAATAAGGATACTCGTGACATTAAACTAAAGCAGTGCAAAGAGCAAAAAGATTCTGATGAAGATAAACTAACACAAAAAGTTACTACTACCTATAATAATATTGTTACGAGTCAAATGAAAATAGAAGAGGCAAAAAGACAAATGGAACTTAAAACTAAGGAACTTAGTATTGCAAAAGCAAAAAATGCTAGTGGTGTTATAACAGCAGTAGATTTAAACGGTAATGAACTTAAGATAGAAGATTTAAAAGATAAATTAAAATCAAGTGAAAATACATTAAAGGATGCAGAAGATAATTTTAAAGTTCTAACAGGCAAAGATATAACTAAGTATAGTTTGGAACAAGATATAGAGTTTAATAAATTCAAAATAGATGGTTCCATAGATGAATATTTAGATAAGGTTGTAGAAAAATATTTAAAATATAGTACGAAATTAATTGAACTTAATAAAGATTATTTTAATGATAAGGACAATAAGGTAGACGATGTAAAGGACGAAGACAAGCCATCCGATGAGAAACCAACACTGGACACCACTGGGGATAATACAACTGGAAATGAGAATTATGCAGAATATCAAGGCAAACTAGATGGTTATTATCAAAAACGGGAGATGTATGCATTTAAATTATCAATGCGTTTAGCTTATTTAAATGCTAAGTTAGGTACATATGAAAGTGAAACTAATTTGAATGAAGCAAAGAAACAATTTAAAGAACAAATGAAGGCATTTTATACCAATCTTGTTACTCAGGAAGATAATATTAATTTGTTAAAGAAAAATATATTGTTAACTAATAAGCAGCTTAGTATTTTAAAAGTGAAGTATGATTCTGAATTAATAACTAAAACAGATTATGATAATCAAGTTGTAAATAGTGAAGAGTTAGATATTCAATTAAGAAATGCAATTGATAGATATAATACTCTAAACGAACAAATTCAAAAGCCTTGGATTGCATTTTCAAAATAGTATAAAGCATAATCAAAAAAATAAGAAACTCACAAAGAATTAATAATAAATTATCTAGTGAATTAAGGGAGCAATGTAATATGAAAAAAAATATTTTATGGGTAATGATGATAGTATTATTGGTTACTTCTACTATAGCTGGATGTAGTAATAGTAAGTATGATAGTACAAATGTTGATGAAGCAGTTAATGTTGATAAAACAGTTAATGCTCAGGATAAGGATATTACTTATTTTATGTCAGGTAAAGTTCAAGCAGATGAAAGTGCAGTTATAACATCTAAAATTAATGCAAGAGTTTTAAATATAAGTGTTGA is a window encoding:
- a CDS encoding energy-coupling factor ABC transporter ATP-binding protein, whose protein sequence is MIELENISFTYKNKVALDNVNVHIKEGESIAIIGPNGSGKSTFLKLLNAIIFSSQGKYIFDEVEINENYLKDSKSLKLFHKKLGFVFQNSDAQLFCSTVFEEIAFGLMQMELPEVEINKRVSDCLNLLNIDKLKEEHPYNLSGGEKKRVAIASVLALNPEVIILDEPMNGIDPKGKRFLRDLLIALNKSGKTIICATHDFEYVEGIFNRAIVFSEEHKIIRDDKYENTIKDEDFLRKYNII
- the larC gene encoding nickel pincer cofactor biosynthesis protein LarC produces the protein MKVLYYDCFCGISGDMNLAALLDLGVPKEYLIEEISKLKLNYEYEIKIKNDIKHGITGTRVDVILKNQVHNHEHVVEKALDNHQHVHINNDHHEHDHSQHENNNHSNNHEHDENHSHEHDHSHHENHSHSHEHIEEHNHLHKENNNHEHHHRNLNDIENIINSSDLTENVKKLSLHMFMKVAEAEAKVHGKTLYEVHFHEVGAIDSIVDMVGAAICIDYLKVDKIMASPVQVGGGFVKCAHGLMPVPAPATVEILKNIPINTGIVPFETTTPTGAAILAANVQEFTQKIDFSIKKIAYGIGHRDLEIPNVLRVYLGEEQKAEKIEEQYILETNIDDMNPEFYGYVEEKLFGKGALDVYKTVIFMKKGRPGVKLSVLVNEQCEKDILDVIFDETTSIGARKYKVEKIMLSREFSKVKTKYGDITIKKSYYKGKLAKYKPEYEECRSIAKEKNITLEDVYKEVYREASDI
- the larE gene encoding ATP-dependent sacrificial sulfur transferase LarE, with protein sequence MINNDKYKELITYLKSLGKVVLAFSGGVDSTFLLKAAKEALGDDLKAVTIMSPYIPKWEIAEAKELVKELGVNHEIIEAPIIESIKYNPEDRCYLCKTAVFSMIISVAKEQGYNYVIDGTNFDDISDYRPGLRALKELEVKSPLLECKLTKEEIRGFSKELGLKTWDKPSYACLLTRIPYGGELKVEAFEKIENAERFMMSIGFRAVRVRCHGDLARIEVNRNDRNKLFDEEFLDTIASKIKECGFKYVTLDLQGYRVGSFNETIKKKMNNE
- the larB gene encoding nickel pincer cofactor biosynthesis protein LarB, coding for MNREELKNLLESVKNNEINIDEALENLEDLPFKDLGFAMIDNHRELRVGYPEVIYCAGKTPEQIKEIVRFMLTKDNNILGTRATEEAYNAVKEICEEAEYNKLGRTITIKKKEQTLTDSYIAIICAGTSDLPVVEEAVETAKILGNRVERITDVGVAGIHRLFSKLDIIRGAKVIIVIAGMEGALASVVGGLVDKPVIAVPTSVGYGANFGGVSALLSMLNSCASGVSVVNIDNGFGAAYNASIINKL
- a CDS encoding methyl-accepting chemotaxis protein: MKIGLRGKILFFIISLLIVSFTMVALISYGESRKIITKQLNEQLITKTDYMQQKILNFFSQRQIVLENETQYIAEILKKTKDDKNEFVGAKNTIADYLVLQGSLVKDKYGILDVYVGYPDGKIEAASKWVPEDPNWNCTERSWYKAAVAASGKQVYTDVYIDADSKQSVVTVSQIIKKEDGSNYAVVALDIQLSQLSALFSEEKIGDSGYPFLLNKDGRFLIHPKYEFNEDITKASTIYNISNGSLKDIGEKLTSKTSEALKGNLDGVAKIYYGENVKNTDFYIVSSLTEEEFTKDLSSLIMIIASILIGSIIFFGGLVFVFVGRITKVIKQVVEGMKQMANGNLNYKMVKINRKDELGILAESIDNMQVSLRDTINEIIIETDNVNKALQVSNSSILELNENIEDVSNTVEELSLGVEETASSTEELNAMSTDIESAIELIADKSQEGSISAGEISKKALSLKDSSVKHHNEANEIRVNIKNSMDEALDKIKEVEKIRALADTILQISSQTNLLALNAAIESARAGEAGRGFSVVADEIRKLAENSENTVNEIHSTIQVVFEAVNNLTRISKETLYYIETKVVDSYKESVTVGENYDNDAIYVNNLVSDLSATSEELLAAIKNVAESIDDISKANSQGAKDTSDIAHKVLRIKQRADEVKIETNNVKQSTDHLKELVSKFTI
- a CDS encoding TetR/AcrR family transcriptional regulator, with amino-acid sequence MANNTDLRVLKTRENIKTSFINLLLIKDFKDITIQNIIDEALIGRSTFYDHYCDKYDLLKQLVDELITDFKLYIKGRFNIKSHDDFMIFFLSMIDFYSKQRNKLLALLKVHTESVDLYNSIINVLKDACSSYFDSMQINTKFSIPKEFFCRIYASIVMTSIQWFVENNEDYTPQDFTELFSTLKILSSELL
- a CDS encoding TolC family protein — its product is MKKRLNKIIAFLIGISVMSGSIVPAFAKDITQNTNNVSNVQTKANQKPVLTLADAIKSAINISELLELDEKKINYMDKINDINEKIDDNPQLVGKVEIEMSDDRKDFNKDTRDIKLKQCKEQKDSDEDKLTQKVTTTYNNIVTSQMKIEEAKRQMELKTKELSIAKAKNASGVITAVDLNGNELKIEDLKDKLKSSENTLKDAEDNFKVLTGKDITKYSLEQDIEFNKFKIDGSIDEYLDKVVEKYLKYSTKLIELNKDYFNDKDNKVDDVKDEDKPSDEKPTLDTTGDNTTGNENYAEYQGKLDGYYQKREMYAFKLSMRLAYLNAKLGTYESETNLNEAKKQFKEQMKAFYTNLVTQEDNINLLKKNILLTNKQLSILKVKYDSELITKTDYDNQVVNSEELDIQLRNAIDRYNTLNEQIQKPWIAFSK